The following proteins come from a genomic window of Halomarina ordinaria:
- a CDS encoding DUF5811 family protein → MHGNTPYAGRSTDADVDLTPEQVATFRTDLTAMTAYARTLLPDEFVVGSELRDGSDGPEATLAVQPPVGHVVSAGVTADATEEERAALVHELAAGAAVQVKQAVDDVTPTAG, encoded by the coding sequence ATGCACGGCAACACACCGTACGCGGGCCGGTCGACGGACGCCGACGTGGACCTGACACCCGAACAGGTCGCGACGTTCCGGACGGACCTCACGGCGATGACGGCGTACGCGCGGACGCTGCTCCCCGACGAGTTCGTCGTCGGCTCCGAACTACGAGACGGGAGCGACGGCCCGGAGGCGACCCTCGCGGTCCAGCCACCGGTCGGTCACGTCGTCTCCGCCGGCGTCACCGCCGACGCGACCGAAGAGGAGCGTGCGGCGCTCGTCCACGAACTCGCCGCCGGCGCCGCAGTGCAGGTGAAGCAGGCGGTCGACGACGTGACGCCGACGGCCGGCTGA
- a CDS encoding pyruvoyl-dependent arginine decarboxylase, whose product MGLIRVVSGTASAPTPMASYDAALAAAGVHNYNLVTVSSVIPANARVERVGVAPDLGPPGERLTVVEGRATVETGRAVAGLAWARAPDGPGLFYEASGSDEAAVESRLDEGLEAGKALRDWPFEDEGRELVAAEAADTGYTTALALAVYGESTPLL is encoded by the coding sequence CGCCCATGGCGTCGTACGACGCGGCACTGGCAGCCGCGGGTGTCCACAACTACAACCTCGTGACCGTCTCCTCGGTCATCCCCGCGAACGCGCGCGTCGAACGCGTCGGGGTCGCGCCGGACCTCGGACCGCCCGGCGAGCGGTTGACGGTGGTCGAGGGGCGCGCCACCGTGGAGACGGGCCGTGCGGTCGCCGGTCTGGCGTGGGCGCGCGCGCCGGACGGCCCCGGCCTCTTCTACGAGGCCAGCGGGAGCGACGAGGCCGCCGTCGAGTCGCGCCTCGACGAGGGACTGGAGGCGGGGAAGGCCCTGCGGGACTGGCCGTTCGAAGACGAGGGGCGGGAACTCGTCGCGGCGGAGGCGGCCGACACGGGCTACACGACCGCACTCGCGCTCGCGGTGTACGGCGAGAGCACGCCGCTGCTCTGA